The following DNA comes from Ricinus communis isolate WT05 ecotype wild-type chromosome 10, ASM1957865v1, whole genome shotgun sequence.
AATTCTTTATACATGTTTCACAACAAATAGTCTAACTCATCTTCAAAGAATACAACTATGATGCATAATCCATATTACCATTAACGCTATTCAAAAAGGCAAAACCTTCATTTATAACAAGAGATCAATAAacatttatacatttttatcacttgcttttgaagctcttatattttttcttttcttttctttacacCCTTTGGATTTTTATGTAATACTTGgggtatttgtttctttcttgagatgtTATGCCTCTTTACGCAAATACAAATATGGGTGATGAATGCACCTGGTTACTCAATAAAAACATACATCAAGATGTTTTGCATACTCATAATCTCAATTGtctttttatatgaaaatcgACATTAGTCATAAAGATCCCCGgttactaaataattaaaattagcgGAGTAGAATATATTACTTAGAGCTTTAAATCGCCATACCATATCTCACAAACTTAGATAaaccataataaaaataataaaataataacctaAATCATACACTTGTAATCATATCTATGTCAAATGTTGCCATACTACTCATCATGTCTACATGCAAAAGATGAACACTTCATCATTTAAGTGCAAATAACTCATGAGTTTacatttatacatattaaaaactaactcaaaagttcaagaatcttaacataatagcattctttcattgactcttatataaaataataagaaaaagctgagtagatacttttaaaattttataaaaattcacCAAAGTTACTAATTTTCATGGCATATGACGTATAAAGCTTAATCAAAGAAATATTCTATTTCCCTCTCCACACTTAAATTTGACATTGTTCTCAATGTcattgtatatataaaaataaagattaagaagagatgaaaaatttaaaatactcTCTTGGAGTTTTGCAATGTATAGTAAGCCATGAACTTGAATTCCAATCTCCACCATCCAAACCTTAGAagtatattatcatttttaaattcttgCATTTTCTTACGAATTTTCAGCACCCCGCGATCGCATTGTCAAGCTCTTGCTACTCTGGTGCACACTTGGCGGCCCTCCGCGATTCGAGGCTGGCTTGTTGTTGCCGCTGCTGTGCACCTCGCGGTTGGCTCGCAACCTCGCAGTTAGGGTTGCTGCGGCTGTCTTCTTCATGGCCTCGTCTGCCATGTGTGGCCCGCGACCTCGCGGCTCGCGCTGGTGTTGGTGCTGCCACAGCTGCCTCCCTCGCGGAGAGCCCGCGACTACGCGGCCCACTGTGCTGGCTGCAGCCCATGTCATTCCTGCGGTGCCTCTGCTACAGGCCCGTGTGAAAATTCACTGCCGTAACATGCCTcgcttaaaaataaaatatttctaaaggGGATTTAATTACTTCACATGGAGAAAAATTGCCTTTTGGTAATCAAAGAGGGTAGGAATGTTCACTTTTCCATCATAGGTCtacaagataaaaataaaattaaaaaaataaaataaaataaaaataaacataacttaaatgcataaaaataaaaatacaattactaaatttattgTCTATAGCTAAACATTCTTGATTATGCTGATGGTGGGCGTTTATCCACGCACTTATCATAAGCCATTCCTTTCAAGTATGACTTCATGGTAAGTTTTTCATCATGCACATCAATTACAGCTCTAGTAGTTGCCATGAAAGGTCTACTAATGAGTATAGTTTGCTTTTTATCCCTTGTTGGTGTGTTTTCCATGCCAAGCACTATAAAATCAACAAGAATTATTAACTTACCTACTTGTACTAGCAAGTCTTCCACTATACATgtaagatattttattgatatatcaGTAAATTGTAGAGACATAGTGGTAGGCTTCAACTCTCCTAAGCCAAGTCGTTCATACATCGAATAAGGCATCAAATTGATGCTTACTcccaaatctaacatggcTTTTGTATCATTTTTGCTCTCTTTGGATTGGTTTAGAAAAGGAATAGGTAGTCTATAAAGCTGAGTTGCCTTATGAAATTCAAGTccagaaatttttttttttttctttcttctcaagcCTAAGATTAGGCTctactttttcttccttttgtaTGCTCTCCTTATTGATTTGCActaatctattatttttaggtGTACctgcataagaagaagaattccTTTTAGCTTCCATAGCAATATTATCGACAACCTCACCTCTTCTAATAGTACTAGTGGAATTGACTTGCTCAGATTGACTTGATAGTTTCTCTTTATTGAGCTCTTCAACGATTTGTCCCATTTGCGCTTCTAAACATTTCATTGAAGCCTTAATGGAATATGTCTTTTCTCATTCTTCTCTATCCTATCATGAAAAGCCATCATAAATGATTGGTGTTTCTTCCAAACTTGGCTTCATTTGTTCATTAGATCGAAGAGTTTGTTCTTGATCTTGAAAGAAATGATTGGAGTCCCTTTGGAATTGAGAATATTGGTCTTGGTAATAAGATTGATTTCAGTTTCTCAATAATTATGGTGGGTTTTGGTCATtatattttcaagaaaaatgtgGATGGTTTCTCCAACCTATGTTATATGTGTTAGAATAAAGGTCATTTATAGGATGCATGGTTGGtaagaatccatcaaatttgtTTGGTCATACATATTTCCTATGTAATTATCAAAAGATGAACAAACATTAGCACCATGACTATAAATACCATAAATACCGCATGCCTCATTATTTGGtgaattcttttattgaaGCAAGCATCTTAACTTGCTTAGTCAATTCAGCCAATTGCATGGCCATCTCACTACTAGCTACTTCTTCATttacttttactctttttGTCCTCACACTCTTTTGTTGAGAATTGGCTTATAACATCTCAAAAATGTCATCAACCTCATCAACTGTCCTTTGTAACATAGCATCCCCAGCTGCATTATCAACCATACATTGATTTTATTGTGTCAACCCATCGTAAAATAATTGGTTGATTATTGGGAGTGAAAATCCATGGTATGGGTATTGCGATAAAAGTGATTTGAAGCGATTCCATACTTCATGAAAAGATTCAgtattcttttgataaaaattagtaattcaGCTTTCAATTCCTTGGTCTTTAGTTGTGAGTAAAATCTACTCATAAACTTTTAATAAACTTCATTCCAAGTTCTCAAAGAATCAAGAGGCAAGGTCATTAACCAAGCCATTGCTCTTCCTTCCAGTGAATAAAGTAAACACCTCATTCTTAGTTGATCCTTATTAAGTCCAGATAATGAAAAAGTatgaattataatataaaattctctaatgaatgttaatgcatccttactaggcataccataaaatgaaagaagcGTATTAAAATGAATGTTCTTTAGTTCATAATTCCTAGATGCATTATCTAAAACTATGAGTGCAGTAATGTTACTAATAATAAGCCGTGCATAATCTTTCATAGCCATTCGCCTTTCAGCTCCTATTTTTCTTGGTGGGTTTGCCATGAtatcaacttcttcttttgattcttCTTCTAATTGTTTCATGCTAGGCAtgtaaaacaaaaagaaatttcagatttaacaaaaaacttaaaaataatattttaaaataaaaacacataaataaaatacaaaacacaaaagaaataaataaaacaaaaacacataaacaaaataaatcataaaacacaaaataaactAAGAAACACAAGACAGTTTTGataatcaatcaatataataaaatttggacACAATTCCTCGGCAACGACgccaaaacttgatgtgtcttttttagtactcACAAGTGCACGAACTGTACCTATAATAAGagtaagttcaccacgaggtcgatctctcaaggaactatgaggccacttattataaagactaattattaacataaaacaataaaagtaaataaacactctaaatcagtatGTTGAGAGgataataatcataaaataaagtaactaaacaataaaaaaatatacaatgcaaatgcaaatgcttatgatctaaaactatatactaaaaatagtatttagtctagccatttactCAGTAATCTcatttgttttactttaagcctagatctaaggaatgagatggtgatgtgccttttccctaaatcactcaagctaatgatgcaacctaggtttcttataccaatatagattaaagtaaatatgatatttctaatacttttaacctaaaggttttcataacaaatattattattaaattgatatatgatggtcaaccaataataatagatgaaactaatacatatatgaaggtaaagaacgcatttattaaataaataaataacaaaattcatacaaaagtaaaatggCTAAACCAAACACTTGTGAAAACTAgcttaatatatttaacccaatgatcatagtattaaatagaaagatataaaacAGATAAATAAAAGCTCCCTCTAGAtctagaatttcttcaagtaggaagatgattggtcctcactctctatttcttgaaaagctccttagatctTGAAAAGAGTagcaaaaactaaactaaagtgtttatggaagaactgtagagaattataGAGAGGATAATGGTAGGCAGGTGTGGGAAGCAGATAGGAGAAAATTCTCCTTCATAGAATTATGTTTTGCAGagatatatagaaaaaagtcatcctctatataaattttcttatagataagtatactaatataagtctatctaatagataagactttaagTACCTTTATTTCCATCAAATACTATCccataaataacttttaatataaatcctaataattatacaaaatgactaaaatgtcTTTTGAATCTTGTAATTAGCAGTCCATGTGTCTTAATCTTGGGTCTTGACACGAACAATGTCtaattaagcttcttttcgAGTGTTTAGctctatatttttctctttttgctaatattactcaaaaatagacaattaagtttaagtgaggtaaaaatacatattttaaccattttatatatagaaatatataattaaagctctaaaatatccttaaatatctatatataatttggatcgatcaattatatatatgaaggcaagctaatttctttttttaataattaacattttatagggcaataatttaaagatcataaattcaaaaatgagattacaaaatatatttcttaaatttaattaaataaaacatatgaagaatattattatcaaaagttattacttatatatatgataattagacattataaaataaatatttattttaataaaaagttattttttgcctcattttaaatttatatcatattgTATCGGCTCTCAAGTCGTGTCGATGCTAGATTCaaattattttcagtttttgacTATTTTAAGTCCGGATTGATTTAGTTTCATGTTATTTAGGTCTCAAATCACTTCATTCTCGAGTTGTATTGggtttgaattattttaaattcggACAATTTTAGTATTGGatcatttcaaattttgcAAGCCAAATCGAGTTCCTGAATCCGGTGAAACTCTTCCATCTCTATAGCTTGTAATGAGTGGACTTAGTACCAGGATAGGTTTTGTTGTTGGCGATTGTGAAGGAAGATTTGttggttaaaattaaaaggttTGATTTTCTCCTCCCCACTGATCCACTTGAAGTAGAGGCTGTATTTTTTGCACTACAAATGTCTCACGAGTTATAAACCgaaatcatatttatttgaCATCCGACTCAATTTTCATGCTCAACTTCCTCTGCTCTTAACTTCAAGATACCAGCTACATTGGCTCttgattcaatttttattttgcaagTTACAGTTTTAGTCATATtgataaactttttaataatgtaCCCCATGAAGAAAGTGAACATTCATGGACAAGAAACTTCCTTCTAGAACTGATATTTACACATTCACAACAAACTGATCAGAATAAGAACAGAAATAGGACATAATCCTTTTTATCCTTATGAAGGCAGGCACGATCCAATATGAAGGCAGTTATAAACACTAATTTCCACAAGGACTGCCCAAggttaaataattaactaatatgaAGGCTTCTTGATAAGATTGAGCTATGGGGCGTGGCATGGTCACCCTCCACCCCCCCACTCTCTCAATCATTGATCAACATATATAGAGCTTGAGTTAAATTGGAGCTTTGAATGAGATAgactaattaaatttgagtttgagcttgaaattatattataataatttatatttgaataaattgaaaaaggataatatatatatatatatttgaaaatactTTATTAAACTTGTGAGCTCAATGTAGATAGTCAAGTACTGCTAGACTAGATTCAACTAAGCTTATTGTTCAAATTATTGCGGTTTAACTTTCTAGTGGAGTCAAACTTGAACAGTTTGTGAGTAGAATTCGAGTAATTGCTCAGCTGATCATGCCTAATACTGTGATATTATTACGTGTAATTGCTCTCTAAACTATCAGAATTTTTTGCAATAATTGTACCTAATAAATTTTCCAAATGaccaaaatatttaaagaggGATTTACCGAAAAGAATTGTCCTCCGGACGTCATCAATAGATATTCACACAAATCTAACATAATAATGTACCAAACTCTTAATAATGCCTTAGGAAAACGCTCAAGGGACTTATTTATAATAGAGTAAAATAATTTCCACAAAGACTGCAGCTTAAAAGAATTAACTAATATGACTATGTTCTTAAAACTGTAGCCCACTTCCATTGAAAAATGTAAGTAGGGAACGTTTGATTCAAAATAGAGCCTGCAAACAAATCAGCAAGAATCCATGTCAAAAAgaacaaacaagaaaataattgagCTGTGGCCCAAATGTAGGAAAGCAAAGTTAATATCGCATGCTTCTTCAATAGTGTAATTCTTTTGTCATCTATAAATTGCCATGCATTCCATGCAAATATTTCTCACAGCTACAGAGAAAAACCAACAACACATCCAAAAAACTAACTCTAAGCACCAAAAACAAGCATCAtgaaagttattaattttctcGTATCTCTTCTCGTCTTAGCTTTGGCTTCCTTTTTTGCCACTGCTTTTGATCCTAGCCCTCTCCAAGACTTCTGTGTAGCTACAGATGGCTCTGATTCTTCCGGTAATTAATATACTAGCTTCTTACTTCGAGATCTTATAAATATAGAGttttcttcattattattttcttctcttatttatgcattatataatattaactatGTCCTCCTGATGCAGTATTCGTGAATGGACAGTTTTGCAAGAATCCAGATAATGTAACAGCAgatgatttcttttattctggGCTTAATGTTCGTGCAAATACATCCAATCAACTTGGAGTAAATGTCACAATTTTAACTGCTGATGTGATACCAGGACTTAACACCAACGGTATAACCTTAGCTCGTATCGATTATGCAGCGAATGGAGGCTTAAACCCACCACATACACACCCCCGAGCTGCTGAAATCCTAATGGTTTTAGAAGGAACTGTTTATGCTGGTTTTGTAACATCAAATCCGGATCATCGTCTGTTCAGCAAAATTCTAAGACCAGGGGATGTATTTGTATTTCCATTTGGAATGATTCATTTTCAATTGAATCTTGGTAAGACTCCTGCACTTGCTTTTGCTGCATTGACTAGCCAAAATCCAGGAGTGATGACTTTAGCTAATGGGATTTTCGGAGCTGATCCTTCCATTAATCTTGAAGTTGTGGCCAAAGCATTTCATCTGGACAAAAGTTTAGTCCGCAAGCTTCAGGAACAGGAGTGGGCCAATCCCtcataaaatagttttattttcaaaatgtgTTGCccaaattttcttatttaagtCATCTAAAATGACGTGAATTCGAATAAGGAGAATGTTTGTGTCCCATTCCTCGTgttagttaaattaattaagatcaACGAGGATATGTCTCTCTCACCATCTTGATTTTGAATGTAATAAATGACATTTATCCTGTCGCAATTTGTTTAGCAtccattctctctctctcatacatatgcatgtaattataaggaaaataatgacttctctctctttcatatatatatatatatatatatatatatattgatttctACAGTAAACTAGTAGATGGACGATAATCAATCGAAGGTCATTGcacatatatatacttttaattaatttgttgatTGTTTTTCAAAGTCATTTTACACTGTCCATATTTACGTGAACAActacaattattatttaacagaaCAAAACAATTACAACTGCCATTATTTCCAAGGTTTGGattttgagatttgtttatcttcttttttttgataatGAGACTTGTCTATTTTAGAGCAAGtgaaaacatatatattccttttttagaaaaatagaaataaatatcaaatattaaaaatatatataaaaaaatttatttataacagTCATCAATCGTgttaattgattcatttaatagTATTAAGCtacatattaatttcataaatatctttcaacaaaattaattgtttaaatatcaaatttcatcttttcaaTCATTTCCCTACTTTCACACGAAAGAGAACTCAACACCATATTATTACCATTATGAAAAAAGAACTCAACGCTCTCATAATAAAGACATGTTAGGCAAGTTTTGTAAGTGCGCGGATTACAACAAGTAATAAAGAGTGAATATGAGTATCGTTCCTACAAGGAGATTGATACCAAGTGTCAGCTCTAATTGTATTTCCACAATCTAATAAAATCGAATAATTGTAATTGAATAAGTAATTAACAGGAAAAAGTAAGCTTAAagctaataataatttttttttgaaaatataataattaaaactagaGCTCGGATTTGTTTCACTAGTTATTACTCAAGATCTTTTCATAATTCAAATCATTAACTTTAGTCAAGAGTAAATCActtaaattacttaaaatcTCTTTCGAACTTATCTAAGAATATCAATATCTATTACAGCCTATTTTCATGGTCACATCAATTAACTAGGGTTCATTAAGTTCCTTAGTAATTTATTACTTCccaaaagatttatttatttttgtgatcGAGGTTCCTAAGTCTTGTAAGTCTATAAGCTGATAAATCATGCAACTTTCGTTGTCTctaatttatcaaatacaTGTATTTAATGAggcctaaaattaaatacaagaacaagtaaaagcaactcataaaattgactaaaaattaattcattgaaAGGAAATAAAGATCCAGATAAGTAATAAACTAGCTACGCAAATCCAAACCCTAAGAAGAGTTAGCCGTACATGATTGTGGTAATACAAATAAACATCattaaagaaatcaaaggagaaaaataaataaataattcaaactcTGAATCTTTGCACAACTTTTCTTGATCTCCTTGAATTAGTCTTCAAAAGCTTTATATTTATGATGGTTATATCTCTAAAATAGCTACTTGTCCACCCTTTTATAGCCAATACTCAAAGAAAATCCTAttttatcctaaatttttGAGCTTATTGTAAAAGATAACTTTCTTCTATTTGACATGGCTTGGCACACGACCATGTCACGTCCTTCGCCTTTTGGTACGGCTTGGCACACACCTGTATGTCATGTCATACAGCTTTTTTGAAATGAGCAGAAGCAAACACGGTTTAAAGCGCGCTCGCGTGATTCCTGTGTCATATTCTTTAGAATCCAGTAATAGACACGGCCTTTAGCACGATTATGTGTCAAGTCATACTTTTTATCCTTCTTCCAGTGTGTAATACAGGCACAAGCATGGCTACGGTGGAAGCTGTGATATAGCTTTTCATGCTCTTTTAGGATCTCTTTCTCATATTtcctataaaaagaaaaaaaaaattattaaaatcaaatataaattcttaaataaaccaaaaaataaataaaatactagaataattgtatattttaaataaaactcctAATTAAgcttaaaattttttctaattaacactagctatttatttaaaatttattaagatttaacTCAAAGACATGTGtaaaattacacatatttatttattaaaattaactaatccACACTTAAGAAGTAAAACTACTGCCAATTTATTAAACATCTATTCATTAAATTGGACGTGTATACTAAAAGCTAAGCATATAACACATTTcttaaaatatcttaattaaCCTTATAATTAGATGTGTGTCCGCCTAAGGGCGGAATATCTTTATATGGATGTAATagataagaaaatatgaaaatattagatattaaCCAAAGTTTAAATGATGAAATTATGCCATGAAATCTATATtctaatgaaaatattataattattatcatattttacataatcattttaaggtattgaataattataaatatcaatttgtTACGATTGAAGGAAAAAAAGTAATGTATGCACAAATAAAGCTTAACcctaaaacaaaacaaaaagggCTACTTATACTCTAACACTAAGAGAATAGAAAAGACTATACTACCCTTACAATAAACATTGAATTACAGTGTTTAACATCCTCCCCTCAAATTCACAATGCGATAGCAACAAGCATCGAGAGTTTGTCAGACAGAAAACGAAAACGTGAAGCAGTTAAACATTTTGTAAACAAGTCTGCAAGCTGtaaggaagaagaaacaaaaggcAATGTCAAGGTGCCATTCTGAAGATGATGACGGATAATATGACAGTCGATTTTGATATGCTTGGTCCGTTCGTGAAAGACCGAATTGTGTGCAATCTGAATAGCACTCTTATTATCACAATATAAAGGAGTCGGTTGTCGCAGAAAGATACCCATATCAGCAAGCAACCATCGCAACCAAACTATTTCACAAGTAGTGAAAGCCATAGTGCGATATTCAGCCTCCATTGAGGATCGGGAAATGACGTCCTACTTCTTACTTTTCCAAGAGATAAAATAATCACctagaaaaatacaaaatccAGTAGTTGATTTATGGTCAGTGGGATCACCGCCCAATCAGCATCAGAGTAAGCACATAACTCTAAAGATGAAGTAGATGAAAATAGAAGAGTCTGAAACTAAGTGTCGCAGAGGTATCTCAAGATGCGAAGAACAGCAGCCCAATGAACTGTAGTAGGAGAAGTAACAAACTGACTGACTATATGAACAGCATATGCGATATCAGGACGAGTGATAGTAAGATAAACCAGACTTCCAACAATAGTTTGATATAAACTCGGATCTGGCAGAGAACCATCAGAAGCAGAATAACGAGCGTCCAATCGGAGTATCAACAGTCTTATTATCATAAAGACGAGCACGctcaaaaatattagaaatatactTAGATTAAGAAAGGAGATACCCTTTAGGAGATGAAGCAACTTCAATACCCAAGAAGTAGCGAAGGGGACCTAAGTCCTTCATAGCAAAGCAACGAGTCAGTTTGGACTTCAACATACTAATTCTGACAACATCATCACCTGTAATAATCGTATCGTCAACATATAAGGAAAGCAAGATCCGACTAGCCGAAGTACATTTGACAAACAGTGCAGAGTCATGGTTGCTACGATGAAAGCCAAGTGAAGTAATCACAGTAGAAAACTTCTCAAACCAGGCGCGAGGAGCCTGTTTGAGACCATAAAGAGCCTTTCTAAGTTTGCAAACTTCACCAAGATAATGATCAAGGCCAGGAGGAGGAACCATATAAACTTCTTCATGGAGGTCTCCATTCAAAAAAGCATTTTTAACATCCATTTGAGTTATATCCCAATGACGAACAGAAGCAACAACAATAAGAGTTCGAATTGTAGTCATTTTAGCAACGGGAGAAAAAGTTGTCTCATAATCCAGACCATATTCCTGAGAATAACCCTTAGCCACTAGACGAGCTTTATATCGTTCAATAGACCCATCAGACTTAGTTTTAATCTTATAGACCCAATGAGAACCAATAGTACGTTTACCTGTAGGAAGGGACACTAAATCCCAAGTACGGGTTTGATGAAGAGCAGTTAGTTCTTCAGCCATAGCACACTGCCAAAGTGGATCAAGAATTGCTTCTTTGAAAGATAGAGGCTCAGAAAGGCGATGAATAGAAGCTACAAAAGAGACAAAAGAACTCGAATAACAAGAATAATCAAAATCAGGTTATTTAGTGGACTTACGATTTCGTACAGGATAACGAGGTTTGATAGTATCCGCAGTCTCAGGAGATGATTGGGCAGAGATTATAGTGGAAGAGCGAATAGAAGTG
Coding sequences within:
- the LOC8269262 gene encoding germin-like protein subfamily 1 member 16 — its product is MKVINFLVSLLVLALASFFATAFDPSPLQDFCVATDGSDSSVFVNGQFCKNPDNVTADDFFYSGLNVRANTSNQLGVNVTILTADVIPGLNTNGITLARIDYAANGGLNPPHTHPRAAEILMVLEGTVYAGFVTSNPDHRLFSKILRPGDVFVFPFGMIHFQLNLGKTPALAFAALTSQNPGVMTLANGIFGADPSINLEVVAKAFHLDKSLVRKLQEQEWANPS